A window from Corynebacterium urealyticum DSM 7109 encodes these proteins:
- a CDS encoding FadD32-like long-chain-fatty-acid--AMP ligase has protein sequence MDINAAMGQFFDENGNIAVPDALTLSGMNEMLFAGAKAQGEGDKVLYRYWDYNDSAEGVLREYTREEINTRIKAVCVRLQQVTKRGDRVAILANNSPEYVYSFLGIMYAGLVPVPLYDPTEPGHADHLTAVLDSSTPVAVMTNKRSATAVREFFADRPAPERPRVLVADALPDSLAEQWQNPAELLAKHPELAPKSSDEAFLQYTSGSTRTPAGVVLTHKSIVTNVLQIFIAVKLQPPVRIVSWLPLHHDMGLILAAFASILGIPFDLMSPRDFLQNPARWIKQLHKRDDEENIYTVVPNFALELATRYANPADEANAELLAGLDLSRVDGLVNGSEPVTHASVERFLDLFANYQLRRETMRPSYGLAEASLLVTTPQTGKRPWTQWFDREQLAGGTAVALPEGDEAAMPLTSVGQVCPWQSLCIVDPETGKELADGQVGELWTNGENTAAGYLNREEETTYTFRNHLPADHRLPENSRAGNAPEDNWMRTGDLGVIVDDQVFITGRLKDLVIVAGRNHYPQDIEETAAAATSHVSHGAIAAFAVPGADLGQDVEGLVILAERTPEASPVEDGIAANDIRAAVSKIHGLKPADIRIVDAGNIPRSSANKIARRVAAKAYSQGQFN, from the coding sequence ATGGATATCAACGCAGCCATGGGGCAGTTTTTCGATGAGAACGGCAATATCGCCGTGCCCGATGCACTGACGCTTTCCGGCATGAACGAGATGCTCTTCGCCGGGGCGAAGGCACAGGGAGAAGGCGACAAGGTCCTGTACCGCTACTGGGACTACAACGACTCCGCAGAAGGCGTGCTCCGCGAGTACACCCGCGAGGAGATCAACACCCGAATCAAGGCCGTGTGTGTGCGCCTGCAGCAGGTCACCAAGCGCGGTGACCGGGTGGCCATCCTCGCCAATAACTCGCCAGAGTACGTCTACAGCTTCCTTGGCATCATGTACGCGGGCCTGGTGCCGGTGCCGCTCTACGACCCGACCGAGCCGGGCCACGCTGACCACCTCACCGCCGTGCTGGATTCCTCCACCCCGGTGGCCGTCATGACCAACAAGCGCTCCGCCACTGCGGTCCGCGAGTTCTTCGCGGACCGCCCGGCCCCAGAGCGCCCACGCGTGCTCGTGGCCGACGCCCTGCCGGACAGCCTGGCTGAGCAGTGGCAGAACCCGGCCGAGCTGCTGGCCAAGCACCCGGAGCTCGCGCCGAAGAGCTCCGACGAGGCGTTCCTGCAGTACACCTCCGGCTCCACCCGCACCCCGGCGGGCGTGGTCCTGACGCACAAGTCCATCGTCACCAACGTGCTGCAGATCTTCATCGCCGTGAAGCTGCAGCCGCCGGTGCGCATCGTCAGCTGGCTGCCACTGCACCACGACATGGGCCTGATCCTCGCGGCTTTTGCCTCCATCTTGGGCATCCCGTTCGACCTCATGAGCCCGCGGGACTTCCTGCAGAACCCGGCGCGCTGGATCAAGCAACTGCACAAGCGTGACGACGAGGAGAACATCTACACCGTCGTCCCGAACTTCGCCCTGGAGCTGGCGACCCGCTACGCCAACCCCGCCGACGAGGCGAACGCGGAGCTGCTCGCGGGACTGGATCTCTCCCGCGTCGACGGCCTGGTCAACGGCTCCGAGCCGGTCACCCACGCCTCCGTGGAGCGCTTTCTCGACCTCTTCGCTAACTACCAGCTGCGCCGTGAGACGATGCGTCCGTCCTACGGACTGGCCGAGGCCTCCCTGCTGGTTACCACCCCACAGACCGGAAAGCGGCCGTGGACCCAGTGGTTCGACCGCGAGCAGCTCGCGGGCGGTACCGCGGTGGCGCTGCCGGAGGGTGATGAGGCAGCCATGCCGCTGACCTCCGTGGGTCAGGTCTGCCCCTGGCAGAGCCTCTGCATCGTGGACCCGGAGACCGGCAAGGAGCTCGCGGACGGCCAGGTCGGTGAGCTGTGGACTAACGGTGAGAACACCGCCGCCGGCTACCTCAACCGCGAGGAAGAGACCACCTACACCTTCCGCAACCACCTCCCCGCGGACCACCGCCTGCCGGAGAACTCCCGGGCGGGTAACGCGCCGGAGGATAACTGGATGCGCACCGGCGACCTCGGCGTCATCGTTGACGATCAGGTCTTCATCACCGGCCGCCTGAAGGACCTCGTCATCGTCGCGGGCCGCAACCACTACCCGCAGGACATTGAGGAGACCGCTGCCGCGGCGACGTCCCACGTCAGCCACGGCGCGATCGCGGCCTTCGCGGTGCCGGGTGCTGACCTGGGACAGGACGTCGAGGGTCTGGTCATCCTCGCGGAGCGCACTCCGGAGGCCTCCCCCGTGGAGGATGGCATTGCGGCCAACGACATCCGCGCGGCCGTGTCCAAGATCCACGGCCTGAAGCCGGCGGATATCCGCATCGTGGATGCCGGAAACATCCCGCGCTCCAGCGCAAACAAGATCGCCCGCCGTGTTGCGGCGAAGGCCTACTCGCAGGGCCAGTTCAACTAG
- a CDS encoding cutinase family protein, translating to MRKPIGKSVTVIGLVVLLVLIIAGIGSWLGTDGKGGFGGPGSNEGVGRPGREASPNPPGCVDYEVIALPGTWESKADDDPVNPTANPRSLLLHVTRPLQEQTDPERVKIHTVPYTAQFRNFNAQHEMSYDDSRKQGLGRAVGEIQATHEKCPATKFVLVGFSQGAVIAGDLASNIGNHRGPVDPSLIAGVALIADGRQEPQHGELVGNKKNTGIGAEVALHAVNALVQPIVPGATMRGGRPDGFGELNDRVKNFCAAGDTVCDAPPTIGNAVSRAKELVGSNGIHAHYDTNRDVVDGMTAPEWITNWVRDLVQQPI from the coding sequence ATGCGCAAGCCAATCGGCAAATCCGTGACGGTCATCGGCCTGGTGGTGCTCCTGGTACTCATCATCGCAGGCATCGGTTCCTGGCTGGGCACCGATGGGAAGGGTGGTTTCGGTGGACCCGGCTCCAACGAGGGCGTAGGGAGGCCAGGTCGCGAGGCGAGCCCGAACCCGCCGGGCTGCGTGGACTACGAAGTCATCGCCCTGCCCGGTACCTGGGAATCCAAGGCGGACGACGACCCGGTGAATCCGACGGCCAACCCCCGATCCCTGCTGCTGCACGTCACCCGACCGCTGCAGGAGCAGACTGACCCGGAGCGCGTGAAGATCCACACGGTGCCCTATACCGCGCAGTTTAGGAACTTCAACGCGCAGCACGAGATGAGCTACGACGACTCCCGCAAGCAGGGCCTGGGGCGTGCTGTCGGGGAGATTCAGGCGACGCACGAGAAGTGCCCGGCCACGAAGTTCGTCCTCGTCGGGTTCAGCCAGGGTGCGGTCATTGCCGGCGACCTGGCGTCGAATATCGGTAATCACCGCGGCCCGGTGGACCCGTCCCTGATCGCCGGCGTCGCGCTGATTGCGGATGGTCGACAGGAGCCGCAGCACGGCGAGCTCGTGGGAAATAAGAAGAACACCGGCATCGGCGCGGAGGTTGCGCTCCATGCTGTCAACGCCCTCGTGCAGCCCATCGTGCCAGGGGCGACGATGCGCGGCGGGCGCCCGGATGGCTTCGGCGAGCTCAACGACCGCGTGAAGAACTTCTGCGCTGCAGGCGACACTGTCTGCGACGCGCCGCCGACGATCGGCAACGCGGTGTCCCGGGCGAAGGAGCTGGTGGGATCCAACGGCATCCACGCGCACTACGACACGAACCGCGACGTCGTTGACGGGATGACTGCGCCGGAGTGGATCACCAATTGGGTGCGCGACCTCGTTCAACAGCCCATCTAA
- a CDS encoding alpha/beta hydrolase: MVMGKRLTAVLVAIATALGMATVVAPQASADTRGVLRPGCTWSPYKYYVQDCWVSSPSMGQKIKVQIQAASRGGSAGIYFLDGLRAPEHYSDWVELGHAPRKFVNDNVTLAMPVGGKGQFYTDWQGHWGGTNGPRTPRWETFLTRELPNYLAREFGVSRTNNSVVGLSMGAMAAMNLAAWHRNQFKQVTSMSGYLNPTFPGMYFAMDYSMKDSSGPGARVENMWGPPASPGRFRNDPTLNVGRLQGMPMYLSASLGGPTPDIDFVNNPVVGASAVMLEFFSRTSTGKFELAARGAGINPVVSYSPIGVHNWNNWGNELNKARPHILGALGA; encoded by the coding sequence ATGGTTATGGGCAAGCGCCTCACAGCGGTGCTGGTGGCCATTGCTACTGCGCTCGGCATGGCGACCGTAGTTGCCCCGCAGGCTTCGGCCGATACCCGTGGCGTGCTGCGCCCGGGCTGCACCTGGTCTCCGTACAAGTACTACGTGCAGGACTGCTGGGTCAGTTCGCCGTCGATGGGCCAGAAGATCAAGGTCCAGATCCAGGCCGCCTCCCGTGGCGGCAGCGCCGGCATCTACTTCCTGGACGGCCTGCGTGCTCCTGAGCACTACAGCGACTGGGTGGAGCTGGGGCATGCTCCGCGCAAGTTCGTCAATGATAACGTCACCCTGGCTATGCCGGTCGGTGGCAAGGGTCAGTTCTACACCGACTGGCAGGGTCACTGGGGCGGCACTAATGGCCCGCGTACGCCGCGCTGGGAGACCTTCCTGACCCGTGAGCTGCCGAATTACCTGGCCCGCGAGTTTGGCGTCTCCCGCACCAATAACTCCGTGGTTGGCTTGTCCATGGGTGCGATGGCCGCGATGAACCTCGCCGCGTGGCACCGCAACCAGTTCAAGCAGGTGACCTCCATGTCTGGTTACCTGAACCCGACCTTCCCGGGCATGTACTTCGCGATGGACTACTCGATGAAGGATTCTTCCGGTCCGGGTGCTCGCGTTGAAAACATGTGGGGTCCGCCGGCGAGCCCGGGCCGCTTCCGTAACGACCCGACCCTGAATGTCGGCCGTCTGCAGGGGATGCCGATGTACCTCTCGGCTTCCCTTGGTGGCCCGACGCCGGATATCGACTTCGTGAACAACCCCGTTGTCGGAGCTAGCGCGGTCATGCTGGAGTTCTTCTCCCGCACCTCGACCGGAAAGTTTGAGCTGGCTGCGCGCGGCGCTGGCATCAATCCGGTCGTCAGCTACAGCCCCATTGGTGTTCACAACTGGAATAACTGGGGTAACGAGCTCAATAAGGCTCGCCCGCATATCCTCGGCGCACTGGGTGCTTAA
- a CDS encoding alpha/beta hydrolase-fold protein, which translates to MRIAAKLPRPSRMGKATLALPLAAALALPLMPAANAQSAGSSLAGANGPGSGTGYLEPHDVPARQPERVTEQDLPGLPEGVSVDKVEWITDRWANVYINSAAMPDKPVKVQILLARDWYSKPNQKFPTVWALDGLRAREDESGWTLSTNIANFYADKNVNVVLPVGGESSFYTDWQQPDKGKHYKWESFLVNELPAVLREGWRSTEDRAIVGLSMGGTAAMNLAQRFPKMWKFVGSFSGYLDTTSPGMPQGIGYATQDGGGYDAQKMWGPYGSKDWYEHDPKLGVGLLKDMSVYVSAGNGTPGSPEENSPAGIGLEVMSRLTTQTFLKEAKKKGVKVTAHFRNSGIHNWPYWQFEMTQAWPQIANALSLPEGDRGAQCAAGGAIGDALKANPKIGAQIGACVSGEYDAARGGKVQDYRSGRAYWHPDTGAHFLWGRIGARYVEMGATNSWLGYPKSEEYTISNGRGRFVQFEHGNIYWTHETGAYAVKHDILRTWGDKGYENGPLGYPVANAEKVGDGWVQRFQNGVITRDKDGKTQYVQGEIAKKYMAAKGPESKLGFPITGEMDLPNGKGKFSEFTGGFIYWSPQTGAHIIYKGAIFDAWGEEKFEQGKYGLPVSDQVAIPAGGEVVRFQGGEIQQVNGKIVKK; encoded by the coding sequence ATGCGCATTGCTGCGAAACTCCCCCGCCCGTCCCGTATGGGGAAGGCGACGCTCGCCCTGCCGCTGGCTGCGGCTCTTGCCCTGCCGCTGATGCCAGCTGCCAACGCGCAGAGCGCCGGCAGCAGTCTGGCTGGCGCCAATGGCCCTGGCTCCGGCACTGGCTACCTTGAGCCCCACGACGTTCCGGCCCGCCAGCCCGAGCGTGTGACCGAGCAGGACCTCCCGGGCCTGCCTGAGGGTGTGTCCGTGGACAAGGTCGAGTGGATCACTGACCGCTGGGCAAACGTCTACATCAACTCCGCCGCCATGCCAGACAAGCCGGTGAAGGTCCAGATCCTGCTGGCTCGCGACTGGTACTCGAAGCCGAACCAGAAGTTCCCGACCGTCTGGGCCCTTGACGGCCTGCGCGCCCGCGAGGATGAGTCCGGCTGGACACTGTCCACGAATATTGCGAACTTCTACGCGGATAAGAACGTCAACGTCGTCCTCCCGGTTGGCGGCGAGTCCTCCTTCTACACGGACTGGCAGCAGCCGGATAAGGGCAAGCACTACAAGTGGGAGAGCTTCCTCGTCAACGAGCTCCCGGCTGTCCTGCGCGAGGGCTGGCGCAGCACCGAGGACCGCGCGATCGTTGGCCTGTCCATGGGTGGCACCGCGGCGATGAACCTCGCGCAGCGCTTCCCGAAGATGTGGAAGTTCGTTGGCTCCTTCTCCGGCTACCTGGACACCACCTCTCCGGGCATGCCGCAGGGCATCGGCTACGCCACTCAGGATGGCGGCGGCTACGACGCACAAAAGATGTGGGGTCCGTACGGCTCCAAGGACTGGTACGAGCACGACCCGAAGCTGGGTGTTGGCCTGCTGAAGGACATGTCCGTGTACGTCTCCGCCGGTAACGGCACCCCGGGCAGCCCGGAGGAGAACAGCCCGGCCGGAATCGGCCTGGAGGTCATGTCCCGTCTGACCACCCAGACCTTCCTCAAGGAGGCCAAGAAGAAGGGTGTGAAGGTCACCGCCCACTTCCGTAACTCCGGCATCCACAACTGGCCGTACTGGCAGTTCGAGATGACCCAGGCGTGGCCACAGATCGCTAACGCGCTCTCCCTGCCGGAAGGTGACCGTGGCGCGCAGTGCGCTGCCGGCGGTGCGATCGGCGATGCGCTGAAGGCTAATCCTAAGATCGGTGCCCAGATCGGCGCCTGCGTCTCGGGTGAATACGACGCTGCCCGCGGCGGCAAGGTCCAGGACTACCGTTCCGGCCGTGCCTACTGGCACCCGGACACCGGCGCTCACTTCCTGTGGGGGCGCATCGGTGCTCGCTATGTGGAGATGGGCGCAACCAACTCCTGGCTCGGCTACCCGAAGAGCGAGGAGTACACGATCTCCAACGGCCGCGGCCGCTTCGTTCAGTTCGAGCACGGCAACATCTACTGGACTCACGAGACCGGCGCCTACGCGGTGAAGCACGACATCCTGCGCACCTGGGGCGATAAGGGTTATGAAAACGGCCCGCTCGGCTACCCGGTGGCGAATGCCGAGAAGGTCGGCGACGGCTGGGTGCAGCGCTTCCAGAACGGCGTCATCACCCGTGACAAGGACGGCAAGACGCAGTACGTCCAGGGTGAGATCGCCAAGAAGTACATGGCAGCCAAGGGCCCGGAGTCTAAGCTGGGCTTCCCGATCACCGGCGAGATGGACCTGCCGAACGGCAAGGGTAAGTTCTCCGAGTTCACCGGCGGCTTCATCTACTGGTCCCCGCAAACGGGTGCTCACATCATCTACAAGGGCGCGATCTTCGACGCCTGGGGCGAGGAGAAGTTCGAGCAGGGCAAGTACGGCCTGCCGGTCTCTGACCAGGTCGCGATCCCGGCCGGCGGCGAGGTCGTGCGCTTCCAGGGCGGCGAGATCCAGCAGGTCAACGGAAAGATCGTCAAGAAGTAA